In Mucilaginibacter auburnensis, the genomic stretch TGTTGTGCGGTATGGTAAAGACAACGATGCGAAGCGTTTTGATACAGGACTTTCTTTTTCTACCGGCTTTGAGCTAAGAAATAAGCTGGTTTTTAATGTTGGATATTCTTTAGGCTTAAATAATATTGCTTCAGAGCCTCAACAAGCCACCGGCACAAGTACCGTAAAAAACAGGATATTTACCGTAGGTTTAGGATATATAATTAAATAAATATCGCTATGAAAAAACTTATAATTATAAGGCATGCTAAAGCTACACATGAAACAGGTTATGAAGATTTTGAGCGACCGCTAACCCAAAGAGGTTTACATGATGCCGCTGTGGTTGCCGGGCGTTTAAAAGAGACGGAGCACGTGCCACAGATGCTGGTATCAAGCCCTGCTTTAAGAACTATTAGTACCGCCCATATCTTTTCACAGCATCTTGACCTGTCCGCGGCAGGAGAAATAAAAGCTATTTATGAGGCTGATGTTGACGATCTGTATGAAGTAGTAACGCAATTGCCTGATGAAGTTGATTGTATAGGACTGGTGGGGCATAACCCGGCTTTAGGTCAGTTGTTGTATTATTTTAGCGGTGCCGCGCATGATGTACCTACCTGTGCCGTGGCTGTTATTGAATTTGATACCAACATTTGGGAGGCCGTAACAGCCAACAGTGGCCAGCTTGTTTATTACGATTATCCTAAAAATATTTAACTGCCTGCATCTTCGCGACCTTTTAAAATCAGCTCCGCAATAGCGATGTCTTCCGGGAAGGTGATTTTGATGTTTTGATTGTCGCCCTCAATAAGGTGTATTTTAAAACCTGCAGCTTCAACTACGCTTGCATCATCAGTAAACACATCGCTGTAGGTTTGCAAATAGGCCCGCTTTAACTGTTTGTATTGAAATATTTGAGGTGTTTGCACCAGGTAGATCTCATCGCGTTTCAAACTTGCTGATAAACCGTTTTTTAGTTGACGTATGGAATCACGACTTTTAACGGCTACAATAGCGTTTCCTGTTTCAGCCGCCTGTTGGTAAGCAGCATCTATTAGTTGGCTGTTAATTAGTGGTCTAACTGCGTCATGAACTGCTATCAAGCTATTATGATCGGAGATAAGCTCAAAAGCTGCCTTTACAGACTGGAAGCGGGTTTCGCCGCCTGTTGCCAAGATGTAGTCAATATTAAAATTATGTGTATTACACAACTGTTTCCAATAGTCGTGAAATCCCTTTGGCAACGCTAAAATTAAATGTGGTTTTGAAGCGCTGTTATAAAACGCCAGCAAGGTGTGCATCAAAACAGGTAAACCGTTTACCGAAAGAAACTGCTTTGGCACTGTTGTACCCATCCGGGTGCCTGAGCCACCGGCAACAATAATAGCGTAGTTTTGAGACATGAGATTCAGGAATTAAGAGTCAAGACTACAGCACCCACCACTTAAAATATAGATGTAAGATTTAAAGGTCTTAAATCTTACATCTATAATCTTGAATCTGTTTATATGATTAACATCGCATCGCCATAGCTGTAAAAGCGATATTTTTCTTTTATGGCTATCTCGTAAGCATTCATTACGTTTTCATAACCGCCAAATGCTGCAATCATCATCAATAATGTTGATTCAGGTGTGTGGAAGTTAGTGATCATGCAGTTAGCAATGCTGAAATCGTAAGGAGGGAAGATAAACTTGCTCGTCCAGTCGTTGATTGGTTTTAAACTCTTGCTTGCAGAAACCGCAGACTCGATAGCACGCATACTGGTTGTGCCTACAGCGCAAACGCGTTTTTTACGCTCAATGGCACGGTTAACTATATTGGCTTGTTTTTCTTCAATAATGATCTGCTCCGAATCCATTTTGTGTTTGGTCAAATCCTCTACCTCAACCGGGCGGAAAGTGCCTAAACCAACGTGAAGCGTAACTTCTGCAAATTCAACACCTTTCAGCTCAAGGCGTTTCATTAACTCGCGGCTAAAGTGTAAACCAGCGGTAGGGGCGGCAACTGCACCCTCGTGCTTGGCATAAATGGTTTGGTAACGCTCTTTGTCTTCGGATGTGGCTTTACGTTTGATGTATTTTGGCAGTGGTGTTTCGCCTAATATTTCAACGTTACGACGGAACTCTTCGTCGGTACCGTCAAACAAAAAGCGGATGGTGCGGCCGCGTGAAGTGGTGTTATCAACAACCTCAGCAATTAAAAGGTCGTCATCGCCAAAATATAATTTATTACCAACGCGTATTTTACGAGCCGGATCAACCAATACGTCCCAAAGGCGTAATTCTTTGTTTAACTCTCTTAAAAGAAAAACCTCAATAGTGGCTCCGGTTTTCTCTTTGTTACCGTACATACGGGCCGGAAATACCTTTGTATTGTTAAGGATCATTACGTCCTGATCATCAAAATAGTCAAGCACGTCTTTAAAAACCTTATGCTCAATTTTCCCTGAATCGCGGTGTAAAACCATTAAACGGGCCTCATCACGCTGATCAGATGGTGTGTGGGCTATAAGTGATTCGGGTAGATTGAATTTAAATTGAGATAACTTCATTGTTTATATAAATATGAATTTTCAGGGCGCAAATGTACAAATATATTTACTGATAATAATGATTATATTTTGATGTTTAAGCTTATACCATAGTTAATTACATATACTTACACATTCATGATTTAAATGTTTAAGTTTATTTAATTAATTGGTGTAACTTCAATGCGGTAAACACATCTAATATATAACAGCAATTTTTAAATTCGGTTTAAAAAACTGTCAAACATATTCAGAGTAAGGTAGTCCAGTAATTACATATGCTATTTTTAAAACTTTTCAGGGAAAGCTTTTTGTTCGCGTTTGATGCATTAAGGCAAAACCGTTTGCGCACCATGTTATCATTACTTGGGGTTACCATTGGTATATTTACTATCATAGCGGTGTTCTCTGCTGTTGATACCCTACGTGATAACCTGCAAAGTAGCGTTGATAAGTTGGGCAGTAATAGTGTATATGTTGAAAAGTGGCCATGGGTGTCTGACGGACAATTTCCATGGTGGAAATATATGCAGCGACCAGTAGCAAAAATTAAAGATTTTACCGAGTTACAACGCCGCAGCCAAACAGCCGAAGCTATCTCTTATGAAGTGAGTATTGATAACCGCACCATTAAGTATAACAGTAATTCTGTTGAAGGAGCGCAGATCTATGCTACCTCACATGATCATAATAAAACCTGGAACTTTGATTTTGAGGATGGCCGCTATTTTACCGACATGGAATCGCGGACAGGATCGCCGGTTGCAATTATTGGTCATGATATTGCCGACAATCTTTTCCCGGGCGGTAATGGCATTGGCAAGAAAATAAAAGTAATGGGCCGTTATGTAACCATTATTGGTGTTTTCAAAAAAGAGGGTGAGGATATGTTAGGCATATCAAGCGATAAGCAGGTGTTGATCCCGCTTAATTTTGCGAGAAATGTAATAGATGTTCAGAATGAGAAATACGGCCCGTCTGTAGTTGTGAAGGGTAAAGCCGGCATTCCAATGGAAGAGGTGTTAGGAGAGTTACATGGTTTAATGCGCTCTATACGTAGCTTGAAACCCGGACAAGACGATAACTTTGCTTTAAATGAAAGCACCATGCTAACGGCACAGTTAGACATTGTGTTTACTATCATAAAGAAAGTGGGTTTCATTATTGGTTTGTTCTCTATTTTGGTAGGTGGTTTTGGTATAGCCAATATCATGTTCGTTTCTGTTAAGGAACGTACCAACATCATTGGTATTCAAAAATCATTAGGTGCTAAGAACTACTTCATTATGCTACAGTTCTTAATTGAGGCTGTTGTACTTTGCCTTATGGGTGGAGTATTGGGATTGCTGTTTGTGTACGGAGGAACGTTGCTCGTAACCGCTGCTGCAGATATAACAGTAAAGCTTTATCTGAAAAATATCTTGATAGGTATATTCTCATCGCTTGGAATTGGCATTTTAGCCGGCATTATACCTGCCTGGTTTGCAGCCAAGCTTGACCCGGTGGAAGCCATCAGAACAAACTAAGCGTAATTTTACCGTTTAAACTTATCTGCAAATTGCTGCAGATGAGCTTTTAAACCCGACCAGTTTTCCTGTTCGATCAGATTTTTGTCAAACAAAGCACCGGCCATTCCGTAGCCATCAGCTCCGGCTTTTTTGTAATCGTCAATATTTTTAAGCGTGATGCCACCTGTGGGCGCTAATTTTATTTTATTAAGCGGAGCTTTTACTTCTTTAATGTATGCCGGGCCCATCATTGTAGCAGGGAACACTTTTACCATGTATGCGCCCATTTCCCAGGCATTATAAATTTCGGTAGGGGTAAAGGCACCCGGAAAGATAGGTACATCTTTTTTAACACAGCTCTCAATTACGTTTTGATT encodes the following:
- a CDS encoding SixA phosphatase family protein: MKKLIIIRHAKATHETGYEDFERPLTQRGLHDAAVVAGRLKETEHVPQMLVSSPALRTISTAHIFSQHLDLSAAGEIKAIYEADVDDLYEVVTQLPDEVDCIGLVGHNPALGQLLYYFSGAAHDVPTCAVAVIEFDTNIWEAVTANSGQLVYYDYPKNI
- a CDS encoding 2-C-methyl-D-erythritol 4-phosphate cytidylyltransferase, encoding MSQNYAIIVAGGSGTRMGTTVPKQFLSVNGLPVLMHTLLAFYNSASKPHLILALPKGFHDYWKQLCNTHNFNIDYILATGGETRFQSVKAAFELISDHNSLIAVHDAVRPLINSQLIDAAYQQAAETGNAIVAVKSRDSIRQLKNGLSASLKRDEIYLVQTPQIFQYKQLKRAYLQTYSDVFTDDASVVEAAGFKIHLIEGDNQNIKITFPEDIAIAELILKGREDAGS
- the queA gene encoding tRNA preQ1(34) S-adenosylmethionine ribosyltransferase-isomerase QueA, which translates into the protein MKLSQFKFNLPESLIAHTPSDQRDEARLMVLHRDSGKIEHKVFKDVLDYFDDQDVMILNNTKVFPARMYGNKEKTGATIEVFLLRELNKELRLWDVLVDPARKIRVGNKLYFGDDDLLIAEVVDNTTSRGRTIRFLFDGTDEEFRRNVEILGETPLPKYIKRKATSEDKERYQTIYAKHEGAVAAPTAGLHFSRELMKRLELKGVEFAEVTLHVGLGTFRPVEVEDLTKHKMDSEQIIIEEKQANIVNRAIERKKRVCAVGTTSMRAIESAVSASKSLKPINDWTSKFIFPPYDFSIANCMITNFHTPESTLLMMIAAFGGYENVMNAYEIAIKEKYRFYSYGDAMLII
- a CDS encoding ABC transporter permease; protein product: MLFLKLFRESFLFAFDALRQNRLRTMLSLLGVTIGIFTIIAVFSAVDTLRDNLQSSVDKLGSNSVYVEKWPWVSDGQFPWWKYMQRPVAKIKDFTELQRRSQTAEAISYEVSIDNRTIKYNSNSVEGAQIYATSHDHNKTWNFDFEDGRYFTDMESRTGSPVAIIGHDIADNLFPGGNGIGKKIKVMGRYVTIIGVFKKEGEDMLGISSDKQVLIPLNFARNVIDVQNEKYGPSVVVKGKAGIPMEEVLGELHGLMRSIRSLKPGQDDNFALNESTMLTAQLDIVFTIIKKVGFIIGLFSILVGGFGIANIMFVSVKERTNIIGIQKSLGAKNYFIMLQFLIEAVVLCLMGGVLGLLFVYGGTLLVTAAADITVKLYLKNILIGIFSSLGIGILAGIIPAWFAAKLDPVEAIRTN
- a CDS encoding bifunctional 4-hydroxy-2-oxoglutarate aldolase/2-dehydro-3-deoxy-phosphogluconate aldolase — protein: MKQQSFSEELFLKVPIIGIVRGMPFNTIKNILSVYADAGLTTIEITMNTNGATEMIKFIAENFGDKLNVGAGTVCNINELNAALNAGAQFIVTPVVNQNVIESCVKKDVPIFPGAFTPTEIYNAWEMGAYMVKVFPATMMGPAYIKEVKAPLNKIKLAPTGGITLKNIDDYKKAGADGYGMAGALFDKNLIEQENWSGLKAHLQQFADKFKR